GCGGCATTGCCAGACCCGGAGCCAGCACGTAATAAGGACCAAGCTCTGCGTGCGAGGTGAAGATGGCATCGAGGTAAGCCGGGCTAATCGCCCCTTCGGCCAGCAAGGGCTCTGCCGATAAACGCACGGCTTCCTGCCAGTCACTGACTTGCTCGACTACACGAATATGTTGTGGGGTTAGCCATTGGGTGAGCATCAGAAATTCCTATTTATTCGTCGATGGAGTGCAATGTAGGTTATTTTATCGCCCGTTTTCTGTGATGATTGTCGCAAAAGTTAGCGCTAACACGGTTATTGTTAAAAAACGTGTTATCGCTAACATTTCCTTGCTGTGCGTTTGTCTTGGTTGCAAGCAACTGACATGCTCAACCATTCTGAAAAGATCTATGGGTAGGGGATGCCCGAATCTGTGGTTTTACACATGGCGCGTTAACAGATTTGGTTTTAAGCTGCGTCCTGGCAAAAAGCATAAGTAATAAATAATGCCGTTCATACTTCGAGACGCAGCCAACGCACCTGCAGTTTGAATGATGAAGGGCAGACATAGGAGCAGGAATGGCAGAGAAGCGACGGCGCAGTACCGGCAAAAGTACCCTGGCCGATGTTGCCCGTTTGGTGGGCGTCAGCACCATGACCGCGTCGCGCGCGCTGCGCATGCCGGAGAAGGTTTCGCCTGAAATTCGCGCCAAAATTGATGCTGCGGTTATTGAGTTGTCGTATGTGCCAAACGTGCAGGCCAGTAATCTGGCGTCGGCGACATCACGCCTGATCACCATGGTGGTGCCTTCATTTGCCACGCCGGGCAGTGCGATTGTGTCGGAGGCGCTGCAAGAGGTACTGCGACCGCAGGGTTACAACATGATGCTGGCGGAAGCCAATCATTCGGCCGCCGAAGAGAGCCAGCTGATCGAAATGCTGCTTTCTTATAATCCGGCGGCGATGGTGCATTTCAATTTCGATAACGCGGCGGAAGCGCATCGTCTGCTGAGCAATTCCGGCCTGCCGGTAATGGATATTGGCGGCGTACATCAGGATTCGGCAGGCATTAGCATTGGAGTCGATTACGCCAAAGCCATCCGCCAGCTGGTGCAAAGCCTGGTAGAGCGCGGCTACCGTAATCCTGGTTTGCTGTGCACCCAAAGTAACAACACCATCTTTCGTCAGCTGCTGAATGGTTGGCACAGCGGCATGTTGGCAATGAATCAGGCGCCGCACCGCGTGGTGACGTCACCGAGGATGCCGACTTTTGCCGCAGGTCATAATCTGCTGGCGGAGATTCGCCTGACCTGGCCGGAACTGGATGTGCTGATTTGCACCAGCGATGAAGTGGCCTGCGGCGCGATCATGGCGTGCCATGCGGCGGGGATCGCCATTCCTAGCCAGTTGGCGATTGCCAGCATCGGTGGCGGCCCATTAGCCGCAGTGTGTTCACCGCCGCTGACCAGCATTGTGCTGCCGTATGAAGAGATGGGGCGCATGGCGGGCAAACGTCTGCTGGCTGCGCTCAGGGGTGATGAACCGCCGGCCATCAATGAGCTACCGGTGCAGCTCAAACTGCGCGCCAGCACCCACAAGGTGTAGCGCGATGTGCGCACCTTTTCCCAGATTCATCAAATCCTTATCAATTCTAAGGCATTGATAACCCTTTTACGGATCATGTTTTTAACTATAATGATCCGACTGCTTACGCGGCACACCCAGTGAGGTGGTGCTGCAAAACACTAAATGGAGAAGATGAACATGAGTTATTCACTGCCATCCCTGCCGTATGCATACGACGCACTGGAACCGCACTTCGACAAGCAGACGATGGAAATCCATCACACTAAACACCACCAGACCTACGTTAACAACGCTAACGCCGCGCTGGAAGGTACCGAATTCGCAAACCTGCCGGTAGAAGAGCTGATCACCAAACTGGATCAGCTGCCAGCAGACAAAAAAGGTCCACTGCGTAACAACGCAGGCGGCCACGCCAACCACAGCTTCTTCTGGAAAGGCCTGAAGCTGGGCACCTCGCTGCAGGGCGACCTGAAAGCGGCCATCGAAAAAGATTTCGGTAGCGTTGAAGCTTTCCAGGCTGAGTTTGAGAAAGCTGCCACCACTCGTTTCGGCTCTGGCTGGGCGTGGCTGGTGAAAAAAGGCGACAAACTGGCTGTGGTTTCAACCGCAAACCAGGACAGCCCGCTGATGGGTGAAGCTGTTGCAGGCGTTTCAGGCTTCCCGATTATCGGTCTGGACGTTTGGGAACACGCTTACTACCTGAAGTATCAGAACAAACGTCCTGATTACATCAAAGCTTTCTGGAACGTGGTGAACTGGGACGAAGCAGCAGCGCGTTTCGCTTCTGCTAAGTAAGCTCAGGCAAAAGTCCACAACCTGGCTAACCGGTGACTTGCTCACCGGTTTTTTTTCGCCTTTATAAACCCTGGCTAAACGACCAGAATATTTTTGGGCATGATGATTACGCAGCGAAAGCTATTAACTTTCCGTTGATAATTTGGGGCATATAGTAGCGCTAATTTGTCTCGCATAGCCTAAATAACCATGTCTACTATCACGACTTCTGTGACGAATAATGATTCGTCTGCGCCACTGTTTTTGCCATTAATAAGCGGAAAGTTCAGACCAAATAAGTTATGGAATAGCGGGAGATTTCGCGCGAAATTTGCCTTAAGGTCGCTGATATTTCCGGTTACTACCTTTAATTATCTGCAGCAGTTAGCGCAATTGTCTGCGCTGCCGCAGCTGTTAACCATTCAGGGTTTACTGCCAGCAAAACCGCATCGCCCCTACCTGCGTGCAGGCTTCAGCGTGGCACAGCGCGCGCAGGCGATCATCGATCACTACACCTTGATGGACCGGCTGGATAGTGCGGCTTTGCGCCACTTATTGCAGAGTCCGGGCGATAATCTGCTGGCTATTTTGAGCGGCAAAAATGATGAGTCATTTGTCATTCACTGCTGTCCAGGCCGTTTTGACCGTGAAGGCGAAATTACTCTGGAATTGCATTATGAAGCGCAGTTAATTGCTTCACTTTCCTTTTCGATTATTCAGGAACAGCAGAAACGCACGTTATTAATTGGTGGATTGCAGGGGCCGCGTAAACATATTTCCAACGATGTGATTCGCGATGCCACGAAAGCCGCACATGGCATATTCCCGAAACGTCTGTTAATGGAAGCGGTATTTAATCTGGCGCAACTGTGTGGCGTGGAGGCGATAACCGCCGTTGGCGATACCACGCACGTATTCCGCAGCCTGCGCTATCGTCACAGCAAAAGTGACAAGTTTTTTGCCAGCTACAGCGAATTCTGGTTGTCGTTAGGGGGCATGGCGCGTGCTGATGAGCTGTTTGCGTTGCCGTTACGCGCGGAGCGTAAAGATTTGGAAGAGATTGCCAGCAAGAAGCGCGCCGAATATCGCCGTCGCTATGCCTTGCTGGACAGTCTGAATGAACAAGTTCATCAGGCGGCGGGCATCATACGCGACGTCTCACACGCCGCGTAACCCAGGATCAGAACGGCTGCTTCGCGTAGCCGGTCATCACTTTCAGTCCCATCTCACGTCCGAGCGCGGTCATTGGGTGCACCACAACCAGGCCGCGCACGCTTTTCTTGAATGCGCCCATGTTGGCCTGTTCTTTCTTGGTAATTTCGCGGCTAAAGCCCAGCTTCTGTAACTGTTGCGCTTCTTTGCTCAGCTTTTCGGTGCGCACACCGCGCAGGCGCTCAATTTCCAGCTCCAGCTTCTCTTTTTCACGCAGCAGTTCACCGAGCTTTTCGGCATCGCCAGACGCTAATAACGGCGCTTCTTTGCGGTTGAGTGCATCTAGCTGATCGCTGAGAAGTTTGATCTCGGCTTTTTCTTGTTCTTTCATTGGGGGAAAACTCGTTAAGGAAAACAGGCAAAGGATACACAAATCTACGCCGTTTTGCAGCGTAGCGCGTCCAACAAAACCCGCTTTGGCAATCGTAGGGTGCGCATTGATGCGCACCTGGCTACCAGGACGGAGAAACTATACCGCCGGTTTTTTAAACACCTGCTTGTGCGCAATGCGGGAAATCAGTTCGGTGAGTGACAGCACCATGGTTGAGCGCACCATCTGCAGATAACGCTGCTGCTGCATTGATCTGAGTTGTTCGTCATCGCGGTTGAAATCTGGCTGCGGCGGCCAGGCAACCACACAGTGCAGTTCGCCAAAAGGCCCGAGAATTTCATCGTCGGTAAAACGATAGTCGCTGACGTCATGATTCAGCTCCTCGCGTAGCGCCAGTAGCAGTTCACAATCTTCATACTCGTGCCGATTAATGACGCCAAGGCCGTAAATCAGCTTGAGGCGTACGGAGAGTTCGCCCAGCGGGCCATCACCAAGCAGCAGCGGTTCGACCGCGTATTTGACCGCGTAATCGTCCTTGCGAAACACTTGCAGCACCAGCAGGTTAACCGCTTCGGTCAGCAATTCAACGGCGGCGATCAGGAAGCTTCTCACCGAACGACCGGCGTTCAGGCGCTCAAGCACCCGGTTTTCAAAAGCCTGCTTCTCTTCCATTATTGCCTGCATCGTTCAGCTACCGCCAACGGGCACAAAAGCGTGCCCGAGTTAACCACTAAAGGGCGCGCATTATGCCATAGCGTTGTAAGCGCTCACCACTGAGGTGACCACTTCGCTATCGGCATCCAGACCGGAAATCTCGGCCAGTGTCGCCTGCGGACCTTTTTCTGCCAGTAAAGCAACCAGCTCCTGCGCTTGCGGATCGGCTTCGCTGCGATAGTGCATCGCGGCGGCAATGCCCTGTACCAGATTGTCGTGAGGCAGCTGATATTCCAGCGTGCCCAGCGTAGGTTTGATCAGGCGATCGCCCGCACTCAGCTTACGCAGCGGCTGACGGCCAACGCGCTCGACATCATCTTTCAGGTATGGGTTTTCGAAACGGCTAAGGATCTTCTGGATATAAGCCGCATGT
The sequence above is drawn from the Pantoea nemavictus genome and encodes:
- a CDS encoding LacI family DNA-binding transcriptional regulator, producing the protein MAEKRRRSTGKSTLADVARLVGVSTMTASRALRMPEKVSPEIRAKIDAAVIELSYVPNVQASNLASATSRLITMVVPSFATPGSAIVSEALQEVLRPQGYNMMLAEANHSAAEESQLIEMLLSYNPAAMVHFNFDNAAEAHRLLSNSGLPVMDIGGVHQDSAGISIGVDYAKAIRQLVQSLVERGYRNPGLLCTQSNNTIFRQLLNGWHSGMLAMNQAPHRVVTSPRMPTFAAGHNLLAEIRLTWPELDVLICTSDEVACGAIMACHAAGIAIPSQLAIASIGGGPLAAVCSPPLTSIVLPYEEMGRMAGKRLLAALRGDEPPAINELPVQLKLRASTHKV
- the sodA gene encoding superoxide dismutase [Mn], which translates into the protein MSYSLPSLPYAYDALEPHFDKQTMEIHHTKHHQTYVNNANAALEGTEFANLPVEELITKLDQLPADKKGPLRNNAGGHANHSFFWKGLKLGTSLQGDLKAAIEKDFGSVEAFQAEFEKAATTRFGSGWAWLVKKGDKLAVVSTANQDSPLMGEAVAGVSGFPIIGLDVWEHAYYLKYQNKRPDYIKAFWNVVNWDEAAARFASAK
- a CDS encoding VirK/YbjX family protein → MSTITTSVTNNDSSAPLFLPLISGKFRPNKLWNSGRFRAKFALRSLIFPVTTFNYLQQLAQLSALPQLLTIQGLLPAKPHRPYLRAGFSVAQRAQAIIDHYTLMDRLDSAALRHLLQSPGDNLLAILSGKNDESFVIHCCPGRFDREGEITLELHYEAQLIASLSFSIIQEQQKRTLLIGGLQGPRKHISNDVIRDATKAAHGIFPKRLLMEAVFNLAQLCGVEAITAVGDTTHVFRSLRYRHSKSDKFFASYSEFWLSLGGMARADELFALPLRAERKDLEEIASKKRAEYRRRYALLDSLNEQVHQAAGIIRDVSHAA
- a CDS encoding YibL family ribosome-associated protein; its protein translation is MKEQEKAEIKLLSDQLDALNRKEAPLLASGDAEKLGELLREKEKLELEIERLRGVRTEKLSKEAQQLQKLGFSREITKKEQANMGAFKKSVRGLVVVHPMTALGREMGLKVMTGYAKQPF
- the mtlR gene encoding mannitol operon repressor MtlR, producing MQAIMEEKQAFENRVLERLNAGRSVRSFLIAAVELLTEAVNLLVLQVFRKDDYAVKYAVEPLLLGDGPLGELSVRLKLIYGLGVINRHEYEDCELLLALREELNHDVSDYRFTDDEILGPFGELHCVVAWPPQPDFNRDDEQLRSMQQQRYLQMVRSTMVLSLTELISRIAHKQVFKKPAV